In Nitrospirota bacterium, a single genomic region encodes these proteins:
- the sbtA gene encoding SbtA family thio(seleno)oxazole RiPP natural product precursor → MDQKELKRLLAGLGLAGLIAGAGLAIGPGSARGSSGUGQSGUSSSSSAGGTEKKAADRKKAGQSDGSTAGQAAPAEKPADEPGKEEQKADDQKKAGQSGCSGSKQ, encoded by the coding sequence ATGGATCAGAAAGAGCTCAAGAGACTTCTGGCAGGATTGGGCCTGGCAGGGCTGATCGCCGGCGCCGGTCTGGCAATCGGCCCCGGCAGCGCACGGGGCAGCAGCGGTTGAGGCCAGAGCGGCTGAAGCAGCTCATCCAGTGCCGGCGGCACTGAGAAAAAGGCAGCAGACCGGAAGAAAGCGGGACAGAGCGACGGCAGCACGGCAGGCCAGGCAGCCCCTGCGGAAAAGCCCGCTGACGAGCCGGGAAAAGAAGAACAGAAGGCCGATGACCAGAAAAAAGCGGGACAGAGCGGCTGCAGCGGCAGCAAGCAGTAG
- the sbtM gene encoding thio(seleno)oxazole modification radical SAM maturase SbtM: MTRKKRDRAAAAAASSRVQEAGGDHVLSRNRRRALIGAPGLPAYRSDLARIEQTLSRLRTADLPKEVTCRMVNPTVSVIRCSWKNLLPLLERNANGEERAPEEGEEILLLWKMPGAGDVRYKVASSEDLLALKMVFEDRAASAVAAEAALPVGAVDAALDRAAEQGILLAPPSLLRRDPALFHRGQRDDRFLSTSVFTLQWHITQACDLHCKHCYDRSARSTVPLEQAFGVLDDLRSFCRSRGVSGQVSFTGGNPLLHPHFTELYRAAVERGLTVAILGNPSTRKALEELAAIQRPAFFQVSLEGLLEHNDAIRGPGHFDRVIDFLRLLRELDIYSMVMLTLTRNNMEQVLPLADLLRGITDTFTFNRLSAVGEGARLQPVPVEIYPAFLERYAEAAEENPIMGLKDSLINILHQRKGLELFGGCAGFGCGAAFNFAALLPDGEVHACRKFPSPIGTINTRGLAEIYDSAEARRYREGCSACAPCPLRPVCGGCLAVAHSAGKNIFKERDPYCFVEP; the protein is encoded by the coding sequence ATGACCAGAAAAAAGCGGGACAGAGCGGCTGCAGCGGCAGCAAGCAGTAGGGTGCAGGAAGCGGGAGGGGACCATGTCCTCTCCCGTAACCGCAGGAGAGCGCTGATCGGCGCCCCGGGCCTCCCTGCGTATCGTTCTGATCTCGCCCGTATCGAGCAGACCCTTTCGAGGCTGAGGACAGCCGATCTCCCGAAGGAGGTCACCTGCCGCATGGTCAACCCGACCGTCTCGGTCATCAGGTGCTCCTGGAAGAACCTGCTGCCGCTCCTGGAACGGAATGCAAACGGTGAAGAGCGGGCGCCCGAAGAGGGCGAAGAGATTCTGCTGCTCTGGAAGATGCCCGGCGCAGGCGATGTCCGGTACAAAGTCGCCTCATCCGAAGATCTCCTTGCGCTCAAGATGGTCTTCGAGGACCGGGCTGCATCGGCGGTCGCTGCCGAGGCAGCCCTGCCGGTCGGCGCGGTCGATGCAGCCCTGGACCGTGCGGCAGAACAGGGTATCCTGCTCGCCCCTCCCTCCCTGCTCAGGCGGGACCCTGCGCTCTTCCACAGAGGGCAGCGGGACGACCGCTTTCTCAGCACCTCGGTCTTTACCCTTCAATGGCACATCACCCAGGCCTGCGATCTTCACTGCAAGCACTGCTATGACCGCAGCGCGCGGAGCACGGTTCCCCTGGAGCAGGCCTTCGGCGTGCTCGACGATCTGCGGAGCTTCTGCCGCAGCAGGGGCGTGAGCGGACAGGTCTCGTTTACCGGGGGAAACCCGCTCCTCCATCCCCATTTTACCGAGCTGTACCGTGCCGCAGTCGAGCGGGGCCTCACCGTCGCCATTCTCGGGAATCCCTCCACCCGCAAAGCGCTCGAAGAGCTCGCCGCCATACAGCGCCCCGCTTTTTTCCAGGTGAGCCTCGAAGGGCTCCTCGAGCACAACGACGCAATCCGCGGTCCGGGACACTTCGACCGCGTCATCGATTTTCTCCGCCTGCTCCGGGAGCTCGATATCTACTCCATGGTGATGCTCACCCTGACGAGGAACAACATGGAGCAGGTGCTGCCGCTCGCCGACCTCCTCCGCGGCATAACCGACACCTTCACCTTCAACCGCCTCTCCGCAGTAGGCGAAGGGGCGCGCCTGCAGCCGGTTCCGGTCGAGATCTACCCCGCCTTTCTCGAGCGCTACGCCGAGGCAGCCGAGGAGAACCCCATCATGGGGCTCAAGGACAGCCTCATCAATATCCTGCACCAGCGCAAGGGGCTCGAGCTCTTCGGCGGCTGTGCGGGCTTCGGCTGCGGGGCTGCCTTCAATTTCGCTGCGCTCCTGCCGGACGGCGAGGTGCACGCCTGCAGAAAGTTCCCCTCCCCTATCGGCACGATCAACACCCGGGGCCTTGCCGAAATCTACGACTCAGCCGAGGCCCGGCGATACCGGGAGGGATGCAGCGCCTGCGCTCCCTGCCCCCTCCGGCCGGTCTGCGGCGGCTGCCTCGCCGTTGCTCACAGTGCGGGAAAGAATATATTCAAAGAGCGTGACCCGTATTGTTTTGTCGAACCCTAA
- a CDS encoding Smr/MutS family protein, whose translation MAHDPDLPPPDLHPEDQPPLDLPIDGVLDLHTFSPKDLKTLLPAYIEACRERGILEIRIIHGKGSGTLRETVHSLLRRMPEVRSFRLAGGDAGSWGATIAVLKP comes from the coding sequence GTGGCGCATGACCCCGATCTCCCTCCGCCTGATCTCCATCCGGAAGATCAGCCGCCTCTCGATCTTCCCATCGACGGCGTGCTCGATCTCCACACCTTCAGCCCGAAAGATCTGAAGACCCTGCTCCCGGCCTACATAGAGGCCTGCCGGGAACGGGGCATACTCGAAATCCGCATTATTCACGGCAAAGGCAGCGGCACGCTCCGCGAGACCGTGCATTCTCTGCTCAGGCGTATGCCCGAGGTGCGCTCCTTCAGGCTCGCCGGAGGGGACGCCGGCAGCTGGGGAGCGACGATAGCGGTGCTGAAGCCGTAA
- a CDS encoding Lrp/AsnC ligand binding domain-containing protein, protein MITALALLNVERDKINQVAEQLADMKGVTEVYSVAGIYDLVAVIRVAENEELAELVTNHLLKVEGIVKSQTLMAYRVYSRHDLESMFHIGLA, encoded by the coding sequence ATGATCACGGCGCTTGCGCTCCTGAACGTGGAGCGGGACAAGATTAATCAGGTTGCCGAGCAGCTCGCGGATATGAAGGGAGTTACGGAAGTCTACTCGGTGGCGGGCATCTACGATCTCGTCGCCGTTATCCGCGTTGCCGAGAATGAAGAACTCGCCGAGCTCGTGACCAACCACCTGCTCAAGGTGGAGGGTATCGTGAAGTCCCAGACCCTCATGGCCTACCGCGTCTACTCCCGCCACGACCTTGAGTCCATGTTCCATATCGGGCTCGCATAA
- a CDS encoding SWIB/MDM2 domain-containing protein, with protein MATKKAAKKPAKKAAKKPAAKKAAKKPAKKAAKKPAAKKAAKKPAVKKAAKKPAKKPAAKKVKTKRKPNPEFMKPVNISPVLARVVGSKPIPRTEVTKKLWEYIRKNGLQDKVNKRNINADENLKAVFGGKGQVSMFEMTKLVNKHLS; from the coding sequence ATGGCAACAAAGAAAGCAGCAAAGAAGCCTGCGAAGAAGGCAGCAAAGAAACCCGCTGCAAAGAAAGCCGCAAAGAAGCCCGCCAAGAAAGCAGCAAAGAAACCCGCCGCGAAGAAGGCAGCAAAGAAACCCGCTGTAAAGAAAGCAGCAAAGAAACCCGCCAAGAAGCCGGCTGCAAAAAAGGTGAAGACCAAGAGGAAACCGAATCCTGAATTCATGAAGCCGGTCAACATCAGCCCCGTCCTCGCCAGGGTTGTCGGCAGCAAGCCGATCCCGAGAACGGAAGTGACCAAGAAGCTGTGGGAGTACATCAGGAAGAACGGCCTGCAGGACAAGGTGAACAAGAGGAACATCAATGCCGATGAGAACCTCAAGGCGGTATTCGGCGGCAAGGGCCAGGTCTCGATGTTCGAGATGACCAAGCTGGTCAACAAGCACCTGAGCTAG
- the arfB gene encoding alternative ribosome rescue aminoacyl-tRNA hydrolase ArfB yields the protein MIPVTDTLALDDRDIELRFIRSSGPGGQHVNKAATAVQLRFDAAHSASLSEEVRQRLMRLAGKRLTGEGVLVIEASRYRTQEQNRQDALARLVMLLRKAMTPPKQRRKTAPSRASREQRLVEKRRRSAVKGLRGAPRADEQ from the coding sequence GTGATCCCGGTTACCGATACGTTGGCCCTCGACGACCGCGATATAGAGCTCCGCTTCATCCGCTCCTCGGGGCCGGGCGGGCAGCATGTCAATAAGGCGGCTACGGCGGTGCAGCTCCGCTTCGATGCAGCGCACAGCGCCTCCCTTTCCGAAGAGGTGCGCCAGCGCCTGATGAGGCTGGCGGGGAAGCGTTTGACGGGAGAGGGGGTGCTGGTGATCGAGGCGAGCCGGTACCGCACGCAGGAACAGAACCGGCAGGACGCCCTGGCCCGTCTCGTCATGCTCCTGCGCAAGGCGATGACGCCGCCGAAGCAGCGCAGGAAGACCGCGCCGTCCAGGGCGTCGCGGGAGCAGCGGCTCGTAGAGAAACGCCGTCGCAGCGCAGTCAAAGGGCTGCGCGGGGCGCCCCGGGCTGACGAGCAGTGA
- a CDS encoding MBL fold metallo-hydrolase → MSDRFDGNLPVKVYKRVSPEPGAPLLTDELMAKYCVYLPDSPGSLAGFASAIAGTGSNISFFHYDRSIDSNRVAVEVQLDHAKLAALLRSLSRHRYVFERAGMAQDEVQITAVESVLEIKVRLVNTPGALAAFANLLKEHNANVIYMLYDEDIEPEAADIALATRSPEEIEELLNAINRKGYYYRVIYRGADAQEASHIIGLKMAEKFFLRLKRVLGSSDLEEIKSLVASSKDLHSDLVHFYAEAGNDLEAGDVFEKVLALASRSRSRVGDRFAAVEMPPLAFEGGVTLYGFRVPTSENFYLFRHADGEHDELTMIDAAHGVYFEDIKRLLRSRSLDPAAVRRILVTHPDTDHIGTAGYFEREFGAEVFVHPGSIDVIQHMNRAYGTSGRLANLNKYYTRLSNAFTACRFPEHPRYFETDPLGRIGSFDVIARIGIGPLTFEVLESHGGHAPGQVFYLNRAYGLLFTSDFLINVPSLSPDEREHLSLYRYLLTNPNSNTQVYKEELAALKEIIASLDAELKQSGRPVLIFPGHGDYYRAEELAK, encoded by the coding sequence ATGAGTGACCGCTTCGATGGCAATCTGCCGGTGAAGGTCTACAAGAGGGTATCGCCGGAGCCCGGCGCACCGCTGCTCACCGATGAGCTCATGGCGAAGTACTGCGTCTATCTCCCGGACTCCCCCGGCTCCCTTGCAGGCTTCGCCTCGGCCATTGCCGGAACAGGGAGCAACATATCGTTTTTCCACTACGACCGCTCGATCGACAGCAACCGCGTTGCCGTGGAGGTGCAGCTCGACCACGCAAAGCTCGCTGCGCTCCTCCGCTCCCTGAGCCGCCACCGGTACGTGTTCGAGAGGGCCGGGATGGCCCAGGACGAGGTCCAGATCACCGCTGTCGAGAGCGTGCTCGAGATCAAGGTCCGGCTCGTCAACACCCCCGGCGCCCTTGCCGCGTTTGCGAATCTCCTGAAAGAGCACAACGCCAACGTCATCTACATGCTCTACGACGAGGACATCGAGCCCGAGGCAGCGGATATCGCCCTGGCGACGAGGAGCCCCGAAGAGATCGAGGAGTTGCTCAATGCGATCAACCGGAAGGGGTACTACTACCGCGTCATCTATCGCGGGGCCGATGCGCAGGAGGCCTCGCATATCATCGGCCTGAAGATGGCCGAGAAGTTCTTTCTCCGGCTCAAGAGGGTGCTCGGCAGCAGCGACCTGGAGGAGATCAAGTCCCTGGTCGCCTCCTCGAAAGACCTGCATTCGGACCTTGTGCACTTTTATGCCGAGGCGGGAAACGATCTCGAGGCCGGCGATGTCTTCGAGAAGGTGCTCGCCCTCGCCTCGCGCTCGCGGAGCCGCGTCGGCGACCGCTTTGCCGCGGTCGAGATGCCGCCGCTCGCCTTCGAGGGGGGCGTCACGCTCTACGGGTTCAGAGTGCCGACGAGCGAAAACTTCTATCTCTTCCGCCATGCCGATGGGGAGCATGACGAGCTGACCATGATCGACGCCGCCCACGGCGTCTACTTCGAGGATATCAAGCGGCTGCTCCGCAGCCGGTCGCTCGACCCGGCAGCGGTGCGGCGCATCCTCGTCACCCATCCCGATACGGACCATATCGGCACCGCCGGCTATTTCGAGCGGGAGTTCGGCGCCGAGGTATTCGTGCATCCCGGCAGCATCGATGTCATACAGCATATGAACAGGGCGTACGGCACGTCGGGCAGACTCGCCAACCTGAACAAGTACTACACCCGCCTTTCGAACGCCTTCACCGCATGCAGGTTTCCGGAGCATCCCCGCTACTTCGAAACGGACCCGCTCGGCCGGATCGGCAGCTTCGACGTGATCGCCCGCATCGGGATCGGCCCGCTGACGTTCGAGGTCCTCGAAAGCCACGGCGGCCATGCCCCCGGCCAGGTCTTCTATCTCAACAGGGCGTACGGCCTTCTCTTCACCTCCGATTTTCTCATCAATGTCCCGAGCCTTTCCCCTGACGAGCGGGAGCATCTGAGCCTCTACCGCTACCTGCTCACCAATCCCAACAGCAATACGCAGGTGTACAAAGAGGAGCTCGCCGCGCTGAAAGAGATTATCGCCTCCCTCGACGCGGAGCTGAAACAGTCGGGAAGGCCGGTCCTCATCTTCCCCGGCCACGGCGACTACTATCGCGCCGAGGAGCTGGCAAAATAG
- a CDS encoding DUF5661 family protein, translating into MKLPEYITADEVRRVCRELNLEDWTALQEPAVSAEEARTILAEVNTDGMDIPLEDFRRGLEVELEHGTMFKDANVTNNHPVLTGKIVLAHLKESMDYYKRLEVAELEGDLLKATIARDPEKVARYHRRLAAARRELSEAEAEQLR; encoded by the coding sequence ATGAAATTACCCGAATACATAACCGCGGATGAGGTGAGGCGCGTCTGCAGGGAGCTCAATCTCGAGGACTGGACCGCCCTGCAGGAGCCCGCAGTCTCCGCGGAAGAGGCCCGCACTATCCTTGCCGAGGTCAATACCGACGGCATGGACATCCCGCTCGAAGATTTCCGGCGGGGCCTCGAGGTCGAGCTCGAGCACGGCACCATGTTCAAGGATGCGAACGTGACCAACAACCACCCGGTGCTGACCGGCAAGATCGTGCTCGCCCATCTCAAGGAGAGCATGGATTACTACAAGCGCCTCGAAGTGGCCGAGCTGGAAGGGGATCTTCTCAAGGCGACGATCGCGCGCGATCCTGAAAAAGTCGCCCGCTACCACCGGCGGCTCGCTGCCGCCCGCAGGGAGCTCAGCGAGGCCGAGGCCGAACAGCTCCGCTAG